Proteins encoded together in one Mycobacterium sp. MS1601 window:
- a CDS encoding ABC transporter ATP-binding protein, with protein MTQEGCAPADSVDVRISGVSKRYGDSVAVDNLDLDIAHGEFLSLLGPSGCGKTTTLKLIAGFEQPSAGRIFIGGQPAEGLPPHKRDVNTVFQHYALFPHLTVVDNVAYGLKQRGVKKTERRRQAAEALELVGLADRAQGRPADLSGGQQQRVALARALVLRPRVLLLDEPLGALDLKLREQMQIELKRIHAEVGLTFVFVTHDQGEALSMSDRIAVMNAGRIEQLAAPQQVYDAPASAFVASFIGEMNKLRAHVHGDHAALLGGQLQMTVGTTVHAAPAGHNEALIGVRPQDVTVNVADEADAHGRIETAMLTGHSMQLVILLRDGQRMVARQDRYGPGSATAALRAGEHVVITAAPNSVLLLGPAVPDLSITDHKENLDA; from the coding sequence ATGACACAAGAAGGCTGCGCGCCGGCCGATTCCGTCGACGTGCGGATCAGTGGAGTGTCCAAGCGTTACGGCGACTCGGTGGCCGTCGACAACCTGGACCTCGACATCGCGCACGGTGAATTCCTGTCCCTGCTGGGTCCGTCCGGCTGCGGCAAGACCACCACGCTCAAACTGATCGCCGGGTTCGAACAGCCCAGTGCAGGAAGAATTTTCATCGGCGGGCAACCCGCTGAAGGATTGCCACCACACAAACGCGATGTCAACACGGTGTTCCAGCACTACGCCCTGTTCCCCCATCTGACGGTCGTCGACAACGTCGCCTACGGGCTCAAGCAGCGCGGCGTCAAGAAGACCGAGCGCCGGCGCCAGGCCGCCGAGGCGCTCGAACTGGTCGGTCTGGCCGACCGGGCCCAGGGTCGCCCCGCCGATCTGTCCGGCGGTCAGCAGCAGCGGGTCGCGCTGGCCCGCGCCCTGGTGCTCCGCCCTCGTGTACTGCTGCTCGACGAGCCGCTGGGCGCCCTCGACCTGAAGCTGCGCGAACAGATGCAGATCGAGTTGAAGCGCATCCACGCCGAGGTTGGCTTGACGTTTGTGTTCGTCACGCATGACCAGGGTGAGGCACTGAGCATGTCGGATCGGATTGCCGTCATGAACGCCGGCCGCATCGAGCAACTCGCTGCGCCGCAACAGGTTTACGACGCTCCGGCGTCGGCGTTCGTGGCCTCGTTCATCGGCGAGATGAACAAGTTGCGCGCCCACGTGCACGGTGATCACGCCGCACTGCTGGGTGGACAGCTGCAGATGACCGTCGGCACCACCGTGCACGCGGCACCGGCCGGCCACAACGAGGCGCTCATCGGTGTCCGGCCGCAGGACGTAACGGTGAACGTCGCTGACGAAGCCGATGCCCACGGGCGCATCGAGACGGCGATGTTGACCGGGCACAGCATGCAGCTGGTGATCCTGCTGCGCGACGGTCAGCGCATGGTCGCCAGACAGGACCGGTACGGGCCGGGATCCGCCACCGCGGCGTTGCGGGCCGGAGAGCACGTCGTCATCACTGCTGCCCCGAACAGCGTCCTGCTGCTCGGGCCGGCAGTTCCAGATCTCTCGATCACAGACCACAAGGAGAACCTCGATGCGTAA
- a CDS encoding ABC transporter permease produces MVAAKHALRALAATIAGAGVLITVMVAGLGEFATVALFLATLPAGVALRAALLRRRRATPDDDYPLVLALPSAALYTAFFLLPLVLVVVYSLATRQGYGDVVYSFSFHNFAEALSGLYLQAFGRSVRFAVVGTIVTVLVGFPFAYWLARYSPVRRRNLLLALVMIPYVTAFLIRAYAWRLVLSDDFLLADLLRTVGLVDGPLNLQNTGTAVQIGIVYNYLPLFILPVYAALERMDWRLVDAAKDLGSSGLSAFRQVTLPVVAPGVIAGSLLVFIPMTGEYIIPAVLGGGRVDFVGTLVARAFLEGQDYPFGAALGLLVVIALSGFLALYLFMTSRAERNLGGV; encoded by the coding sequence ATGGTCGCCGCGAAGCACGCGCTGCGCGCGCTGGCGGCGACCATCGCCGGGGCCGGCGTCCTGATCACCGTGATGGTGGCCGGCCTCGGTGAATTCGCCACTGTGGCACTGTTCCTGGCCACCCTGCCAGCAGGGGTGGCGCTGCGGGCGGCACTGCTGCGCCGACGGCGAGCAACACCGGACGACGACTACCCGCTGGTGCTGGCGTTGCCGTCCGCGGCGCTGTACACCGCGTTCTTCCTGCTGCCGCTGGTGCTCGTGGTGGTCTACTCCCTGGCCACCCGCCAGGGGTACGGCGACGTGGTGTACAGCTTCTCGTTCCACAACTTCGCCGAGGCGCTCAGCGGCCTGTACCTCCAGGCGTTCGGGCGCAGCGTGCGCTTCGCCGTCGTGGGCACCATCGTGACCGTGCTGGTGGGTTTCCCGTTCGCCTACTGGCTGGCCCGGTACTCACCGGTCCGTCGGCGGAACCTGTTGCTGGCGTTGGTGATGATTCCCTACGTGACCGCCTTCCTCATCCGCGCGTACGCGTGGCGACTGGTGCTCAGCGACGACTTCCTGCTCGCCGACCTGTTGCGCACCGTGGGGCTTGTCGACGGGCCGTTGAACCTGCAGAACACCGGCACCGCAGTGCAGATCGGCATCGTCTACAACTACCTGCCACTGTTCATCCTGCCGGTGTACGCGGCGTTGGAACGGATGGACTGGCGGTTGGTGGACGCCGCCAAGGATCTGGGCAGTTCCGGCCTCTCAGCGTTCCGCCAGGTCACCTTGCCGGTAGTCGCCCCCGGCGTCATCGCCGGGTCATTGCTGGTCTTCATCCCGATGACCGGCGAGTACATCATTCCGGCGGTACTGGGCGGCGGCCGCGTGGATTTCGTGGGCACCCTGGTGGCCCGGGCATTCCTGGAGGGTCAGGACTATCCGTTCGGCGCGGCTCTGGGTCTGCTGGTGGTGATCGCCCTGTCCGGGTTCCTGGCGCTCTACCTGTTCATGACCAGTCGCGCAGAAAGGAATCTCGGTGGCGTCTGA
- a CDS encoding sugar phosphate isomerase/epimerase family protein, producing the protein MSAPPVAIQLWSVRDRLASDFDGTVRALSDIGFSGVETAFGVEAELDEDQIRHAATVFAGNGLQVCSAHVELPLGDQRDAVLRQAEILDTRRIVWHGWPEDRRYGSRAGIEELLDVYGRANDVARAEGLEFGIHNHWWELRPVDGLLPLEILHAGLDPSVFFELDIYWSTVAGVDPAALITRLDPRVQLIHVKDGAAEDVDAPMVALGQGRVDLEPTLAAIENAAWWIVEFDAYDGDILDALAASVQYLDARQGRS; encoded by the coding sequence ATGTCTGCACCCCCCGTCGCCATCCAGCTCTGGAGTGTCCGAGACCGGCTGGCATCGGACTTTGACGGTACCGTCCGCGCGCTGTCCGACATCGGATTCTCCGGTGTGGAAACCGCCTTCGGTGTCGAAGCCGAGCTCGACGAAGACCAGATCAGGCACGCGGCAACGGTGTTCGCGGGCAACGGGCTGCAGGTCTGTTCGGCCCACGTCGAGTTGCCACTCGGTGATCAGCGCGACGCAGTGCTGCGTCAGGCCGAGATCCTCGACACCCGCCGCATCGTCTGGCACGGCTGGCCCGAGGATCGGCGCTACGGCAGCCGCGCCGGCATCGAAGAACTGCTCGACGTCTACGGTCGCGCCAACGACGTGGCCCGCGCCGAGGGGCTCGAATTCGGCATCCACAACCACTGGTGGGAACTACGTCCCGTAGACGGACTCCTGCCCCTGGAGATCCTGCACGCCGGCTTGGATCCGTCGGTGTTCTTCGAACTCGACATCTACTGGTCCACGGTGGCAGGTGTGGATCCCGCCGCCCTGATCACCAGGCTGGACCCCAGGGTGCAGTTGATCCACGTCAAAGACGGCGCCGCAGAAGATGTGGACGCTCCCATGGTCGCGCTGGGGCAGGGCCGCGTCGATCTCGAGCCCACTCTGGCCGCCATCGAGAACGCCGCCTGGTGGATCGTGGAGTTCGATGCCTACGACGGCGACATCCTCGACGCACTGGCCGCCAGCGTGCAGTACCTCGACGCCCGGCAGGGGAGGTCGTGA
- a CDS encoding Gfo/Idh/MocA family protein — protein MSIGIGLLGTAFMGRAHARGYQAVASMYSPPPLLPRLEVVAGRDARRRNDFAGSFGFARTTADWRTVIDDPDVGIFDNSAPNHLHEEPTVAAIEAGKHVICEKPLGRTGAEALRIWQAAERGGVVHMCAFNYRFVPAIRKFKELISSGALGRPLHLRARYLQDWLTDPGSPATWRLDADQAGSGALGDLGSHIADLSRYLVGEISEVAGATATFFDNRPGGAVTVDDAFVATVRFDNGAIGTLEASRVAHGHINDLSIEVNGTLGSARFALERLNELEVDLPGPDDQRGFRRLLATGRSDPFMGAWWPPGHVLGWEHTFVHELHHFLSCVEAGQSVRPHGADFEDGYRAALICDAISSSAATGQVVAVVPASAVPTGATS, from the coding sequence ATGTCGATCGGTATCGGGTTGCTGGGCACGGCATTCATGGGCCGAGCCCATGCGCGGGGTTACCAGGCAGTGGCCTCGATGTACTCGCCGCCGCCGCTGCTGCCCAGGCTCGAGGTCGTGGCCGGGCGAGATGCGCGCCGGCGCAACGACTTCGCCGGTTCCTTCGGCTTCGCCCGCACCACTGCTGACTGGCGCACCGTCATCGACGACCCGGATGTGGGCATCTTCGACAACTCCGCCCCCAACCACCTGCACGAGGAGCCGACCGTCGCGGCCATCGAGGCCGGTAAACACGTCATCTGCGAGAAGCCCCTTGGTCGCACCGGTGCGGAGGCGCTGCGGATCTGGCAGGCCGCAGAACGTGGCGGGGTGGTGCACATGTGCGCGTTCAACTACCGCTTCGTGCCTGCGATCCGCAAGTTCAAGGAGCTGATCAGCAGTGGTGCACTCGGACGCCCACTGCATCTGCGGGCGCGCTACCTGCAGGACTGGCTCACCGATCCCGGCTCTCCGGCCACGTGGCGACTCGATGCCGACCAGGCAGGTTCCGGGGCGCTAGGAGATCTGGGCTCGCACATCGCCGATCTGAGTCGGTACCTGGTCGGCGAGATCAGCGAGGTCGCCGGTGCCACGGCGACCTTCTTCGACAACCGTCCCGGCGGGGCGGTCACCGTCGACGACGCATTCGTGGCCACCGTGCGGTTCGACAACGGGGCCATCGGAACCCTCGAGGCGTCGCGAGTTGCACACGGGCACATCAACGATCTGTCGATCGAGGTCAACGGCACCCTGGGCTCGGCCCGGTTCGCACTGGAACGCCTCAATGAGCTGGAGGTCGACCTACCCGGACCCGACGATCAGCGCGGCTTCCGGCGGCTGCTGGCGACCGGCCGCAGTGATCCCTTCATGGGCGCATGGTGGCCACCTGGCCACGTACTGGGCTGGGAGCACACCTTCGTCCACGAACTGCACCACTTCCTCAGCTGCGTCGAGGCCGGGCAGTCGGTGCGCCCGCACGGAGCCGACTTCGAGGACGGCTACCGCGCGGCGCTGATTTGTGATGCGATCTCGAGCTCGGCAGCCACCGGACAGGTTGTGGCCGTCGTGCCGGCGAGCGCCGTCCCGACTGGGGCCACCTCATGA
- a CDS encoding sugar phosphate isomerase/epimerase family protein: MQIASSEWVLGNRDRALARTAAAGLTAIELDARPDLDSAAVRSSLAEYGLTAPSLCWQWNPDAELGSPDRTSRSDAQRYLRGALEQAAELGAAQLVVVPACREIAWQDEPRRAGVERAASAIREVLRDAPAEVGLSIEALRTDESFLLNTLDEADDLRVLIDDERAALLADLYHLAALDGDLDSLVSAHADKVSLVHFAAADRARVSPATPGIAEVISALARAGFAGSVTLEYTVPDDRDLAQAAAFATQVWNAPTEAR, from the coding sequence GTGCAGATCGCTTCCAGTGAGTGGGTGCTCGGCAACCGCGACCGCGCGCTGGCCCGTACCGCGGCAGCCGGCCTGACTGCCATCGAACTCGACGCCCGTCCCGATCTGGATTCCGCTGCGGTGCGCAGCAGCCTGGCCGAGTACGGTCTGACCGCACCGTCGCTGTGCTGGCAGTGGAATCCGGACGCCGAGCTCGGATCTCCCGACAGGACAAGCCGATCCGATGCCCAACGCTACCTCCGTGGTGCCCTGGAGCAGGCGGCTGAGCTTGGCGCGGCCCAGCTGGTGGTGGTTCCTGCCTGCCGTGAAATCGCCTGGCAGGACGAGCCGCGCCGCGCCGGGGTCGAGCGCGCCGCGTCGGCGATCCGCGAAGTGCTGCGGGACGCTCCCGCCGAGGTCGGGTTGTCCATCGAGGCGCTGCGTACCGATGAGAGCTTCCTGCTCAACACCCTCGACGAGGCCGACGACCTGCGCGTGCTGATCGACGACGAGCGCGCCGCGCTGCTGGCCGATCTCTACCACCTGGCCGCGCTCGACGGTGACTTGGACAGCCTCGTGAGTGCGCACGCCGACAAGGTGTCCCTGGTGCACTTCGCGGCCGCCGACCGCGCCAGGGTCTCCCCCGCCACGCCGGGCATCGCCGAGGTGATCTCCGCACTCGCCCGAGCCGGGTTCGCCGGATCGGTGACGCTCGAATACACCGTGCCCGACGACCGGGATCTGGCGCAGGCTGCGGCGTTCGCGACGCAAGTGTGGAACGCGCCCACCGAGGCCCGATGA
- a CDS encoding ROK family protein — MARSTVAQRIDALTERGLVVTGQDSVSSGGRPSSTLQFNHQAGLVLTADCGATHARTAIFDLGLNVLAERVSDISIADGPVSVLDWLSAQFTDLLASSKLQERRVMAIGIGLPGPVEHATGMPVAPPIMPGWDGFDVPRYLQRTFPVPVLVDNDVNLMALGEAAVAYPHVSPLAFVKVGTGVGCGIITGGAVFHGAHGAAGDIGHIRAADHHDVVCWCGNVGCLEAVAGGKALVADLFDTGVRTNGDVVDRVLAGDAAAVRAVRNAGREIGGVLAGLVSTLNPAVIVLGGQIAEAGQYLLAGVREAVYARSLPLGTRDLEITRSQLADRAGITGAAIMTTEKLLTADSIDALIAAR; from the coding sequence ATGGCCCGGTCGACGGTCGCCCAGCGCATCGACGCACTGACCGAGCGCGGCCTGGTGGTGACAGGGCAGGACAGCGTGTCCTCCGGAGGACGTCCCTCGAGCACACTGCAGTTCAATCATCAGGCCGGTCTGGTGCTGACAGCGGACTGCGGTGCCACCCATGCCAGGACCGCCATCTTCGACCTCGGCCTCAACGTTCTCGCCGAGCGAGTCTCCGATATCAGCATCGCCGACGGACCGGTGTCCGTATTGGACTGGCTGTCAGCACAATTCACGGACCTGCTGGCGAGCTCCAAACTGCAGGAGCGCCGTGTGATGGCCATCGGGATCGGCCTGCCGGGTCCGGTGGAACATGCCACCGGCATGCCGGTGGCACCACCGATCATGCCCGGCTGGGACGGCTTCGATGTCCCGCGCTACCTGCAGCGCACGTTCCCCGTGCCGGTGCTCGTGGACAACGACGTGAACCTGATGGCACTCGGTGAGGCCGCGGTCGCCTACCCGCACGTCTCGCCACTGGCGTTTGTGAAGGTCGGCACCGGAGTCGGATGCGGAATCATCACCGGCGGTGCGGTTTTCCACGGCGCGCACGGCGCAGCCGGAGACATCGGGCACATCCGCGCCGCCGACCACCACGACGTTGTGTGCTGGTGTGGCAACGTCGGCTGTCTCGAGGCGGTGGCCGGCGGCAAGGCTCTGGTCGCCGACCTCTTCGACACCGGTGTGCGTACCAACGGCGACGTCGTCGACCGGGTACTGGCCGGTGATGCGGCGGCAGTGCGCGCGGTGCGCAACGCGGGTCGCGAAATCGGTGGCGTACTGGCCGGTTTGGTGAGCACCCTCAACCCCGCGGTGATCGTGCTCGGCGGCCAGATCGCCGAGGCCGGTCAGTACCTGCTGGCCGGGGTGCGCGAAGCCGTATATGCCCGTTCCCTGCCGCTGGGCACCCGCGACCTGGAAATCACCCGGTCTCAGCTGGCTGATCGGGCCGGCATCACGGGGGCGGCGATCATGACCACCGAGAAGCTGCTGACCGCCGACTCCATCGACGCACTGATCGCCGCGCGCTGA
- a CDS encoding ABC transporter permease: MASEARGRGGALAAAVALLIGGISLIAGGIGVVTLDPTGSDLVLLAVGAGVLAAVFRLATVHQLLTGFALLTFVFLFAPIVVVLAYAFNAGEIITVWAGFSTRWFAEALNNPQIVDAIGTSVIIALGSAVLSVCFACAAALVIGRARTAVRMPYEGALLLTLVVPELVLAIGLLLFYMRFGIPFGSLTAMMGHSVFGTSVALLIIRARYTGTGLDLERASADLGAGPWATLWQITLPRLAPALLAAFLLSFILSFDDVVVSQFTAGGTPTWPLYLLSALKFGVSPEVNAASALLLASILLIAGSTAVVIRRLSRTSATPNPVSEK; encoded by the coding sequence GTGGCGTCTGAGGCGCGTGGCCGTGGCGGCGCACTGGCGGCGGCGGTGGCCCTGCTGATCGGCGGAATCAGTCTGATCGCAGGTGGGATCGGTGTGGTCACCCTCGACCCCACCGGTTCGGACCTGGTGCTGCTGGCAGTCGGCGCCGGGGTATTGGCCGCGGTGTTCCGGTTGGCGACGGTGCACCAGCTCCTGACCGGTTTCGCCCTGTTGACCTTCGTCTTCCTGTTCGCTCCCATCGTCGTGGTCCTCGCGTACGCCTTCAACGCCGGTGAGATCATCACCGTGTGGGCCGGCTTTTCCACCAGGTGGTTCGCCGAAGCACTGAACAACCCCCAGATCGTCGATGCGATCGGCACGTCGGTCATCATCGCCCTGGGTTCGGCGGTGCTGTCGGTGTGCTTCGCCTGCGCCGCAGCACTGGTGATCGGACGGGCGCGCACAGCGGTGCGGATGCCGTACGAGGGCGCGCTGCTGCTGACTCTGGTGGTGCCGGAGTTGGTGCTGGCCATCGGACTGCTGCTGTTCTACATGCGTTTTGGCATACCCTTCGGCTCGCTGACGGCGATGATGGGCCATTCGGTGTTCGGCACATCGGTGGCACTGCTGATCATTCGGGCGCGCTACACCGGCACCGGCCTGGACCTCGAACGAGCCAGTGCCGACCTCGGTGCCGGCCCGTGGGCCACGCTGTGGCAGATCACCCTGCCCCGGTTGGCGCCGGCACTGCTCGCGGCATTTCTGCTCAGCTTCATCCTGTCGTTCGACGACGTGGTGGTGTCGCAGTTCACCGCAGGCGGAACCCCTACCTGGCCGCTGTATCTGTTGTCGGCGTTGAAGTTCGGGGTGAGCCCCGAAGTCAACGCCGCATCAGCTCTGCTCCTGGCCAGCATTCTGCTGATCGCCGGAAGCACGGCGGTGGTGATCCGGCGACTGTCGAGAACATCGGCGACGCCGAACCCGGTGTCCGAGAAATAG
- a CDS encoding ABC transporter substrate-binding protein gives MRKQHVITVLAPQQQAGQIRAALTRRQALAGLGAGAAALALAACGTSGPQQASGSSSTPTALNGDQIEDQLVIGNYADYISEDNVSAFSTSAGPEVRIVTYSSGLEMISALASGSADYDIVVPGPSETVQLVERGLLRELDKSLLPNIKNVRPGVMGLEYDPDNTYVVPKAVGVAAFWWNTATVQGSATSLAEVFDLIKANPGAKVNFFSGAKETFTLALAAVGKPIGSTDPADIEAAKQLLISVKPMITSFGADELEGGTTGSIDICMGYNYIARQINVGGGPQVQFLLPETGSTEYFIDNWAIAGSAKNPVAAHKFIDYVCAPEAAAEEMNATGTLVPVEGIEPFVEPSLINDPTINIAPARLAQYEILLATPEYLDVVTKAYDEFRAA, from the coding sequence ATGCGTAAGCAGCACGTCATCACCGTTCTGGCCCCGCAACAGCAGGCCGGACAGATCCGAGCCGCACTCACCCGTAGGCAGGCCCTGGCCGGCCTCGGTGCCGGAGCAGCTGCGCTGGCACTGGCGGCATGTGGCACCTCCGGGCCTCAGCAGGCCTCCGGGTCATCCTCGACACCGACCGCCCTCAACGGTGACCAGATCGAAGACCAGCTGGTGATCGGCAACTACGCCGACTACATCTCCGAAGACAACGTGTCAGCCTTCAGCACCAGCGCCGGGCCCGAGGTTCGCATCGTCACGTACTCCAGCGGCTTGGAGATGATCTCGGCGCTGGCTTCGGGAAGTGCGGACTACGACATCGTGGTGCCTGGGCCGTCTGAGACTGTGCAGCTGGTCGAACGCGGCTTGCTGCGCGAGCTCGACAAGTCCCTGCTGCCCAACATCAAGAACGTCCGACCTGGCGTGATGGGGCTCGAATACGACCCCGACAACACCTACGTGGTACCGAAAGCCGTTGGTGTTGCCGCATTCTGGTGGAACACCGCTACGGTGCAGGGCAGCGCCACCTCATTGGCCGAAGTGTTCGACCTGATCAAGGCGAATCCGGGCGCCAAGGTCAACTTCTTCAGCGGCGCCAAGGAGACGTTCACCCTGGCGCTGGCCGCGGTCGGCAAACCGATCGGGTCCACCGACCCCGCGGATATCGAAGCGGCCAAACAGCTGCTGATCTCGGTGAAACCGATGATCACCAGCTTCGGCGCAGATGAGCTCGAAGGCGGCACCACCGGTTCGATCGACATCTGCATGGGATACAACTACATCGCCAGGCAGATCAACGTCGGTGGCGGCCCGCAGGTTCAGTTCCTGCTCCCGGAGACAGGCAGCACCGAGTACTTCATCGACAACTGGGCCATCGCGGGGAGTGCCAAGAATCCCGTGGCCGCACACAAGTTCATCGATTACGTCTGCGCCCCGGAAGCGGCAGCCGAGGAGATGAATGCCACCGGCACGCTGGTGCCTGTCGAGGGCATCGAACCGTTCGTCGAACCCAGCCTGATCAACGATCCCACCATCAACATTGCGCCCGCGCGGCTGGCGCAATACGAGATCCTCCTTGCCACACCGGAATACCTTGATGTGGTGACCAAAGCGTACGACGAATTCCGGGCTGCGTGA